The following coding sequences lie in one Myxococcus xanthus genomic window:
- a CDS encoding MXAN_2561 family MXYO-CTERM-anchored protein, producing MRLTLVGLLLFASTALGQTVTFSATGDIIQNDQIVVSQANCGLDRTVNWTRVAGNCDVLHLWLSNESSCTGAPGAGDLSLEEIAVTDTRLTGTVTFNASEALAADGATCDSQTATKTFRLCATTKRLGNLGGCDESFVSIGTPSISFIYDPEPPAVPEAPSVTGLDAALSVSVKVPSDAVFMEVQVLQLVPGGDGGVGAGEVITTKRQVSSNTVFRMADGIENGIEYAVQAIAIDRAGNQSEPSPTATGTPVASSGFYQGYLDAGGAETGGCAAAGGGITGCAVLASLGIWLSSRRKRS from the coding sequence ATGCGCCTCACTCTCGTTGGCCTCTTGCTCTTCGCGTCGACTGCCCTGGGGCAGACCGTGACGTTTTCAGCCACGGGCGACATCATCCAGAACGACCAGATTGTCGTCTCCCAGGCGAACTGCGGCTTGGACCGCACGGTCAACTGGACGCGTGTCGCCGGCAATTGCGACGTGCTCCACCTCTGGCTCTCGAACGAATCGAGTTGCACGGGGGCGCCAGGGGCGGGCGACCTGTCGCTCGAAGAGATCGCGGTAACGGATACTCGGCTGACGGGGACGGTGACCTTCAACGCATCCGAGGCATTGGCGGCGGACGGCGCTACTTGCGACTCGCAGACGGCAACCAAGACGTTCCGCCTCTGTGCCACCACCAAGCGACTGGGAAACCTCGGCGGTTGCGACGAATCGTTCGTTTCGATTGGGACGCCCTCCATCAGCTTCATCTATGACCCGGAGCCTCCCGCGGTGCCGGAGGCTCCGAGCGTCACGGGGCTGGATGCCGCGCTGAGTGTCTCCGTCAAGGTGCCGAGCGATGCGGTGTTCATGGAGGTGCAGGTTCTTCAGTTAGTCCCGGGCGGGGACGGTGGTGTGGGCGCGGGTGAAGTGATTACGACGAAGCGTCAGGTTTCGTCGAACACGGTCTTCCGCATGGCTGACGGGATCGAGAACGGCATCGAGTATGCCGTCCAGGCGATTGCCATCGACAGGGCGGGTAACCAAAGCGAACCTTCGCCCACGGCGACAGGGACGCCCGTTGCGAGCAGCGGATTCTATCAGGGGTACCTTGATGCTGGCGGCGCCGAGACGGGTGGCTGCGCTGCGGCGGGTGGTGGCATCACGGGATGCGCGGTGCTGGCGTCCCTCGGAATCTGGCTGTCGTCGAGGAGGAAGCGGTCATGA
- a CDS encoding MXAN_2562 family outer membrane beta-barrel protein translates to MSRASALGVVALLATLPAWGQEAVVMEEEVSLRSPRTGGIQFRMGGYKPLIDEEPGLTGTPYEDYFGGESLLTFEVELQRYFYQGVGTAGVGFSAGYGEKYGSAKLASGVAAAERTALRLIPLSFNAFYKFDYAAFEWGIPLVPYGKLGLIYTPWWITKGTGTETAGGNRGSGGRWGWGATGGVAFMLDVLEPRFARDFDSDLGVNHSYIFAEYTYADVDNFGGPGLNLSNRRWMFGLALDY, encoded by the coding sequence ATGAGTCGGGCATCGGCCCTGGGAGTCGTGGCGCTGCTCGCCACACTGCCCGCCTGGGGACAGGAAGCGGTAGTGATGGAGGAGGAAGTCTCGCTGCGTTCGCCGCGCACGGGCGGCATCCAGTTTCGCATGGGGGGCTACAAGCCCCTCATTGACGAAGAGCCTGGGCTCACTGGCACGCCATACGAGGACTACTTTGGTGGCGAGTCGCTGCTGACGTTCGAGGTGGAACTCCAGCGGTACTTCTACCAAGGCGTGGGTACGGCGGGAGTGGGCTTCTCCGCAGGCTACGGCGAGAAGTACGGCTCGGCAAAGCTGGCCTCGGGAGTGGCCGCGGCGGAGCGCACGGCGCTGCGCCTGATTCCCCTGAGCTTCAACGCCTTCTACAAGTTCGACTACGCCGCATTCGAATGGGGCATCCCGCTGGTGCCCTACGGCAAGCTGGGGCTTATCTATACGCCCTGGTGGATTACCAAGGGCACGGGGACCGAAACCGCGGGCGGGAATCGGGGCTCGGGCGGACGCTGGGGCTGGGGCGCGACGGGTGGCGTGGCCTTCATGCTGGACGTGCTGGAGCCGCGCTTCGCGCGCGACTTCGACTCCGACCTGGGCGTCAACCACAGCTACATCTTCGCCGAGTACACCTATGCGGATGTGGACAACTTCGGCGGTCCGGGGCTGAACCTGTCGAACCGGCGCTGGATGTTCGGACTGGCGCTGGACTACTAA